Genomic DNA from Desulfonema ishimotonii:
TTTTACAGCGTGGTCACAGGTTCTGAATCAGCGGGTGCTTCCGGTTTTGCCGCTTCTGTTTCTTCCGGTGCTGCTTCTTCCGGTGCTGCGGATTCATCGGCAGTTACCGTCTCTTCCTCGGAAACCTGGGACTGCGCCTCTTCTTTTGCACCTTCCAGCAGGCCGTTGATCATCGCGATTTTCTGCTCTACGAGCTGGGCCTGATAGCCTTCCAGCTTCAGCCGGGATGCTTCCTCAAGCGCCTTCAGTGCATCCTCCAGATCAGATGCCGCCCCCCGGGTAACCGCAACATCAGCCATGTAGAGCCATGTCATCAGGCTGACGCGGCTGAGCCGGGATTCGACAGCATTACGCTCCGCATCAGTATCTGCAAAGGGGAGTGCCCGACTCAGCAGAGAACGGACTTCTTTGATCTCAGGAGCTGATTCGGCCAGAAGAGAATCTGCCATATCGGAAAAATAGGCATAGGCAACCGTAAATGCGTCTTCCCGGGTGTAAACCTCTTTGACAGGCTCGGAAAGTTTCATGCCGTACAGGCTGGCAACCAGCTCTTTACCCAAAGGCGAAAAACTGCCCTTCCAGACCTGAACCGTGTCGTCCGACGGCGAAACCAGGTAGTACTTTGAAGAGTTTGAGTAACTGGCTGCGATAATCAGCGTAAACACCACGGCAAGACCGGCTGAACAATACCTGATGAGCCGGTAGACAGGATCTGCTTTTTTAGCGGCTTTCTCAGCAGCGGCCTTCTCGGCAGCGGCTTTCTCAGCAGCGGCCTTCTCGGCAGCGGCTTTCTCAGCAGCGGCCTTCTCGGCAGCGGCTTTCTCAGCAGCGGCCTTCTCGGCAGCGGCTTTCTCAGCAGCGGCCTTCTCGGCAGCGGCTTTCTCAGCAGCGGCCTTCTCGGCAGCGGCTTTCTCAGCAGCGGCCTTCTCGGCAGCGGCTTTCTCAGCAGCGGCCTTCTCGGCAGCGGCTTTCTCAGCAGCGGCCTTCTCGGCAGCGGCTTTCTCAGCAGCGGCCTTCTCGGCAGCGGCTTTCTCAGCAGCGGCCTTCTCGGCAGCGGCCTTTTCGGCAGCGGCCTTCTCGGCAGCGGCCTTCTCGGCAGCGGCCTTTTCGGCAGCGGCCTTCTCGGCAGCGGCCTTTTCGGCAGCGGCCTTTTCGGCAGCGGCCTTCTCGGCAGCGGCCTTTTCGGCAGCGGCCTTTTCGGCAGCGGCCTTTTCGGCAGCGGCCTTTTCGGCAGCGGCCTTCTCGGCAGCGGCTTTCTCAGCAGCCTGCTTTGCTAATTCAGCAAAGTCAAAGTCAAATTTTCTGAACAGCACCTCGTGGGCCTTTTTGCTCTCCGCGCTGTCGGGATCAGCAAAAAAGGGCGGCGCGGAGAATCCTTTTTCATACGCCTCATCCGCAGCAGCCTTAAAGAGCGTTTCCGGCTTCCACGCATCGAACTTTTTGCGGAGAAGCACTTCCGTCGGGATCACCTTTCTGGGCGGTTTGGCCACCGCCGCAAAGTCAAAGTCAAATTTTCTGAACAGCACCTCGCGGGCCTTTTTGCTCTCCGCACTGTCGGGATCAGCAAAAAAGGGCGGCGCGGAGAATCCTTTTTCATACGCCTCATCCGCAGCAGCCTTAAAAAGCGTTTCCGGCTTCCACGCATCGAACTTTTTGCGGAGAAGCACTTCCGTCGGGATCACCTTTCTGGGCGGTTTGGCCACCGCCGCAAAGTCAAAGTCAAATTTTCTGAACAGCACCTCGCGGACCTTTTTGCTCTCCGCGCTGTCGGGATCAGCAAAAAAGGGCGGCGCGGAGAATCCTTTTTCATACGCCTCATCCGCAGCAGCCTTAAAAAGCGTTTCCGGCTTCCACGCATCGAACTTCTTCTGAATAAGCGTTTTTACAGAAACCGGTTTCTCTTTAGCGGACGCTGCGGGCTTTTGATTTTTCCCCTTTTTGCTCACACCCTTTTTTGCAGCAGTTTTTTTAGGCGCGGCCTTTTTCGCAGTAGCTGACTTTTTTTTCTTTGGTGAAGTTGATTTTGCCGAACTTTTTTTTGCCATAAAAACCCCTTTGAATTTATAAGCGATTTAGCGTATAACTGAATAGTTAGATCAGAAACCATAACTGCCCTGATATATAAAATCGTGCTGTTTTTGTAAACAATTTTTTAAAATTAAGACCTTATGGGGATTCAGCAAAGCCTGCAAAACGTATTCATTTTTTAAAAAAGTCCCTAAAACCGGGCAGACAATATCTATCCCGAAGGTTCTTTAAAAAAACATGTTTCGCCGCCTCTGCATCACGTTTTCCAAGGGAACGACGTGATGCCGGATGTTTTACAGAATGACCATCTTCTGATTACACGAATCCCCCAACCGGATTGCAATGATGCCTGATGATGCCTGATTTTTCAAAATTTTCCCGTCCGATGCCGACACTGGCAGGGCTTCAGCTCAGAAGCTATTCAGTCAACTGTTCCATGGACAGGCTGAAGACCGGTATTGATAATCTCCGCCATGACGTTTATCTGAGTGAGGAGTTTGCCAAAAGCGTCCGGCATATTGTTTCACATGCCATTTCCCGCGTCACCCGGATGGAAGCCACTCTGGCCTCCGTTAAAAAATCAGACCTTGCAAAGGATAAGGAGCGGTTTAAAGAAAATTGCAAAGCCATCATGCTGGATGCGGTAAACGCCGCAAAGCTGAACCGGGAAGCCCAGATTGATATCCTGGCCCAGTTCGCCATCATAAAGCTTCTGCGTTCCGAACTTCACCGCCAGTATAACGCGCTGCTGGAGCAGTTAAAGCAGAAGATCCGGGGGTGCGAGATACGGGATGATCACGACGGTGCCGTCTCGTTCAAAAAGAAAATGAACGGGATGGCAGAAGAAAAAGAGGCTGTCATATCCGAAGCCGGGAATGAAATTTTTTCATATTTCAGAAAGGTGCAACTGCGGCATCTGAATGAAATGCGCCGGATCAATTTCGGTGATGAGGCGGTTATCCCGGATAATTTTTTCGCCAACCCCATGCTTTTCAGAGAGAACCCCGCCGATGATTTTTTTACGCTGAAAAAATATGAGATACTGCTGGGACACCGTCTTGAAGATCCGGATAAATACGATGCGCTGACAGCCCTGATCCGGGGACTTCTCATTGAAATTGAGACACGGGACATGAACATCCCCCGGGGGACGGACACGGAGCGGAATTTTCCAGATTCGGAACGGCTTAAGGCCATTGATGGCTGGCTGCAACAGGGTAGCAACGTCGATCTGCTGTTCAACTGTTTTCAGTCGGAATATCAGTATGAGCGTCTCCGGAAGGAGAAAAAGGAAAACGGGGAACTGGCACGCCTGAAAGCCAGTGCCCGGCATCAGCGGGTGCGGCTCAATTATTTTTATAAAAAATTCAAACGGCTGGGCATCCTTAGAAAAATTGTGGCATCCTACGAGATGCAGCCGCTCTGCTTTGAGTACTGTCCGCCCCTGGTTCCCCAGCTGATTTTGCAGTTTCTGGCCTCGAACAGCGCCGGAAAGGGCGTTGTCAGCCGGCTGAAGCGCCTAAAGAAGTTTTACAGGGGGGACTTTCCCATGGCCCCGCTCAGGAAAAAAAGATGGAAAATCCGGCGGCTTTTGCCCCGGAACCGGAAAGCGTACCTCATACGCTTTCTCAAGGATTTTTCCCGGTATCACAGAGATTCCCAGAATTACGAGGCCGTCAGGGTCGCAATGGATGCCATTAACCTGACAACGGATGAAAAGTTCATCCAGCTCTCGCGGACCAACAACACGCTGTATGAATTTCTGTTACCCGGCGAGCATGTTGCAGAAAAGAAGCCCATCATCAACCATGTGATCATCAAGGCAGATGTGCGCGGCTCGACCGATATGACCCACCGGATGGTGGAGAAAGGCCTGAACCCGGCCTCCTATTTCAGCCTGAACCTGTTTGACCCGATCACCGATATTCTGTCTGATTTCGGGGCAGCCAAGGTCTTTGTGGAGGGAGATGCCATCATCCTGTCCATCTTTGAAAGGGAGGAAACCCCTGAGGGCTGGTACAGCGTTGCACGTGCCTGCGGGCTGGCGGCCAGGATACTGCGGATTGTCCGGCGCTGTAATCTCCGAAACGAAAAATCCCACCTGCCGCCCATTGAGCTGGGCATCGGCATCAGTTACCATGAAGGCAGCCCCGCGTTTCTGTTTGATCAGGACCATCGGATCATGATTTCATCGGCCATCAATCTGGCGGACCGCCTCTCCGGCTGTTCAAAAAAATTGCGGAAACAGTTGAACAACAGTTATCCGTTTAACCTCTATGTGTTCCAGAGCGCAACCGAAAAAGAGAGGGCCGGAACGGCCGATGACCTGTCTCTCCGGTACAATGTGAACGGCATTGAGATCAACGCCGGGGGGTTCAGAAAGCTGCGCCGGGAGATTGAGATGAAATCCGTATGCGCCCACAACGCCTGCCTGTTTGACCGGGCTGATGTGAAACTGTACACGGGGAAATATCCGCTGATAACCGGTGAATATCAGCGACTGGTGATCCGCGAAGGCCGCATTCCCCGGGTAAATGCCGATACATTGGAGATATCGGAGTTGACAGACCGCAAATATTATGAGGTATGTACAGATCCGAAAATTTGTCAGCAGATCCGAAAGGTCTGCCGCGCCTGAGCCTGTTACGCGGATCTGAAAAACAGGCATCGGTAATGGCTGAAACCATTTACCCGAAAGCCGGATTTCAGGGAAATTGCATCTGAAACCGGCTCCTGATAACAGGATGAATCCCATGCATATGAAACTGAATGGCAAAGATAAATATACCATTGGCGTAATCTCCGACACCCACGGCCTTCTCAGGCCGGGCGCGTATGAAATACTGAAGGGCGCGGATCTGATCGCCCATGCCGGTGATGTCGGCGGGGCTGAAATTCTCCGTGAACTTGAAAAAATAGCGCCGGTCGTGGCGGTCCGGGGCAATACGGATGGCGGAAACTGGGCAGGCGGGCTCCCGGAGGAGGAGGTCTTCGAGGTGGGGGAAACGCTCATGTACATACGCCATGACCTGCACCGGATGCAGATTGACCCGGCCGGCGCGAAGTTCGACGTGGTCATCACCGGTCACACGCATCAGCCCGCTGTTCAGCAGAAAGACCGCGTCCTTTTTCTCAATCCCGGAAGTGCCGGACCCCGCCGGTTCGACTATCCGGTTTCCGTGGCAATTCTCAGGGTCAGCGGCCTTTCAGTCTCTCCTGAAATCATAAAGCTCTCAAATCTGTAAATTCCGCTCCGCCACCGCCTCTCGCCCGTTCATCACAGGTCAGATGCATTCGGATTTCTGAAGTCTGTGCATGTGTAAACTCCCGAAACGCTGAATGTCGCTCATGCGCTCCCCGCAGACAGCGGACGTTATCTGACGATCCGTACAGCAACCACACCGGAATCAGATGCGTCTGCCCTGCCGGTCATGAAATTCTTTCTTGATCTGATAATCAGAAGGATGTAGGCTAAGAAGTTTCGGAACTCAGATCTGTTGTACAAATTACGGAAGCGATCCGGCTATCTGTTCTCTTTCGGCAGTGTCAACGCCGCAGGTCGGTGACATCCCATCCCCGTGATTTCCCGGAGATGGCAAAAGGGTATTATTTTAATGAACATGACGGTCAGCAAAATGAAACTAACGATTAACGAAGTTGCGCAATGCCTTGATTTGCGCCTGAGTACGGTGGAGCGGTGGGTACGTCAGGGAAGAATTCCCATTCAGAAGAGCGGAGATCGCTACATCTTCAAACGGGCCTCACTGGAAAAATGGGCAGGCACCCACAACCTCCTGTTTTCCTTTCCCCTGAAAAAGGAAGCCGTTCAGCCGGATGCGCCGGCGGCAGACACCCTGCTGGGGGCCATGACACGCGGCGGGATGTATGCCGACGTCCGGGGGGATGACGTGGAAACGCTGCTGAAATCGGCAGTCGGTCAGATCACGTCGCTGTCGGACGCGGTCAGGGCAAAGCTGTCTGACCGATTGCTGCAACGGGAACAGCTCACCTCGACAGGCATCGGCAAAGGGATCGCCATTCCCCACCCCCGGACCCCCCTGGGGGAAGAAATCGCCGAGCCGCTGATCGCCACCGTTTTTCCGGCCACCCCCCTGGATTTCAGGGCCGTGGACAATCAGCCGGTTTTTGTCCTCTTCATTCTGGTCAGCCCCTCTCCGAAGCAGCATCTCCACCTCCTTTCAAGGCTCTCATTCTGCGTCCGGGATGACCATTTTATTGATTTCCTGAAAAGCCGGCCTGCACCGGACAGCTTCCTCCTGAAAATCGGGGAAGCCGAGGCCCGGATCGACCGGAAAGGGAGGCGTTAGTTCAGATTCATGCGTATGATCACTCCCTGGCGACACCCTGCAAACTGGAATATTTTCCGAATAGACGATCGGCTCCTGCTCATCTTCATCGGGATCATTGTCGGCGTGTGCAGTGGCGTGGCAGCCGTTGCCCTGAGCCGCACCCTGATTTTTCTCCTGAACTGGCTTCACCCGTTCCGCCATTACTGGTGGGCCTTTGTTCTTCCGGGCGTCGGTGCGGCCCTTTCCTCCCTGTTTCTGAACAACTTCCTCAACGAAGGGGCGGGCCACGGTGTGCCGGAAGTGATCTACAGCGTCTCCCGCTACGGGGGACTGATCCGCTTCCGCTCCAGCTTTTCACGGCTGATCTCCAGTTGCCTGACCATCGGCAGCGGCGGATCGGCAGGTCCCGAAGCCCCCATTGTGATGAGCGGGTCGGCAATCGGGTCCAATATCGCAAAATTTTTTTCACTCAACGACCGCCAGCGGGTCACGCTGGTGGGCTGCGGTGCGGCCGGGGCCATTTCCGCCATTTTCAACGCCCCCATCTCCGGAATGGTCTTTACCATCGAGGTGATTCTGGGCGAGTGGACCGCACTGAACATCGTCCCCATTGCCATCGCGTCGGTGGCCGGCACCGAGATTGCCCATCTGCTTCAGGGTGACCATATCGTCTTTGAGTACGGCCATTTCGACATCGCCTTTGTCGATATCCTCGCCTCTGCCGGACTGGCCGTTGTGGCGGCTGCCGTATCCATTGCCCTGACCCGCGCCATGCGGGGCATGCACAAAGTCGCGGGCAGGGTGCCCACCTCCCCGTGGGCGCGGGCCGCCCTGGGGGGATTTGCCGTCGGTGCGATCGGCATTTATCTGCCGGTTGTCCTGGGAGAGGGGTACCATTCCATTCAGGAGGCCATTGACGGCGTGTTTCTGCCGGGACTGGCCGTGGCCGCCCTGGCGACACTGTCCAAAATCCTGGCCACCGCCTTCACACTGGGCTGGGGTGGCTCCGGCGGGATATTTGCCCCCGCACTGGTCATCGGCAGCCTTGCGGGGCTGACCTTTCACCGCCTCATCGTCCTGATCTGGCCATCGGTGGCATGGGTCAACGAAGGATGCTTTGCCCTGCTGGGCATGGCCGGCCTGATCAGCGGAATGCTCCAGGCCCCGCTCACCGGTATTTTTCTCATTATTGAGATCACCGGCGGTTACGATGTGATTTTGCCGCTCATCGTGGTCTCGGCCATCTCCTCCACCGTGTGCCAGTATCTCGAACCCGCGTCGTTCTACCTGAAGGAGCTGGTGGAAAAGGGCCAGCTGCTAAGGCCCGGCACCGATGCCAGGGTGCTGTCAGACCTGAGCATCCAGGAGCTTCTGGAAAAGGACTGCATCTGTGTGGGCCGGAATATGCTGCTCCGGGAGTTTATCGACATCATTCAGGAATCCCACCGGAACTATTTTCCGGTCGAGGATGAGGAGACCGGCCACTTCCTGGGACTGATCCATCTGGACGACATCCGGCCCTATCTGTTCAACCCGGGGATGTATGACGCGGTGATTATGGAACAGCTGATGCACAGTCATGCCGAGGTGGTCCGGCTGGACGACGACCTCGGCAAGGTGCTGCGCCGGATGGACGAAAAGCGGCTGTTCAGTATGCCCGTGGTTTCAAACAACCGGTTTGTCGGGATGATTTCCAAAGCCACGCTTCTGGATCAGTACCGCAAAGAGCTGCGGGTACAGACCTGTCAATAAAGCCAGCGGCGTGCGGGGACGACGCCCCCGCACGCCCCGGTCAGCACAGCGCATATTCAAGATAAAAGGGAGATCAACAAAATGGAAGCTCAGTTATTTCACATATTCAGAAATACCCCCCTGGGCCGGGAGACCCTGCTCCAGTCTCTTTATTTCTGCAAAAAAACCGACGCGGCGCCGGTGGTCTACATTCCGAAATTTACAAAATTTCTGATGTACTTTGAAAACGACGTGGTGCAGGTGGATTTGGACGAATCCTATCTCTGCTCGGCCCATACGGCCTTTGAACACGCGGAAGCGCTGATCCGGGACGCACGGCTGGAGCCGAATTTTCTGGAACCCAGGAACTTCACGGCCTCCACCCTGCCCGACATACCGACCCACTTCGATTTTATGTGCTGCCCCCGGAGTGTCAGTGACCTCTCCTCCAAAATCGGCCTGGGCTACATCGGCCCCCGGGTCCGGCGGATCGTTAACGCAGCCCATTTCCCCGTGCTGCTGACCAGCCCGGTTTACAAGCCGTGGCACAGTATTGCCGTCTTTTTCGGCGGATCGGCCAACGCGGTCAGCGCGCTTCGCCTGGGATTGCGCATCCGCAGGATATCCGGCCTGCCCCTGGAGGTGTTTACACAGGCGGAAAAGAAGCCGGAATTCTATGAAAAAGTGATTCAGCAGGAGGGGCTTGAAGCGAAGATGGCGCAATCTGTGGACAAGTGGCATGTCTTTGAAACGGGCACCCTTGAGGAAAATCTCTACGACGTTCCCCACGACGCCCTGGTTATCATGGGCGCCTTTGGCCACGGCCTGATCAGGGATCTGGTCTTCGGCAGCATCATGGAGCGGATTCAGTCGATCATTTCAAACAACCTCCTGGTTGTCGGCCCCAGATATACTGCGAATATTTAGGGGTGTCCGTCCGGCATCTGCATTTCGCTCTCCGGTGAAACATCAGGAAGCGAAATGCAATCTCAGGCACAGGCAGGTTCAGATTCTCCAATGTCAGACAACCTATCGGCAACCCCCGACACGTTACGCCTCATTGCCCCCTGTATTGAAATTTAATGTAAGATATTGTTTTTTAAAAAAAATAAACAATAAAGATGTCTTTGTAAAAAATCCGTTTTATTCATTTTCTGCTGTTCCGTCAGAGGCAGGAACGCCGCTGTTTCAAAAAATTACGGATTTCTGTTTTGGCCGGAATGACGGTTTTTCATATTTTTTACAAGTTCATCAATAAAGGATATTATAAAAATGAATATCGGTGACAAGGTCATTGCGGTTGTCTATGAGCCTTTCTGGGAAAATAACAGAAATGTTTTCTGTACATTAAAACCCCTTATAAAAATTAATGGCGAAAAAGTTGATACCGGGGATTTTTATAACCGGAAAAGAATCTGGTGGAAGCTGACGCCGGAAGATGAAAAAAATGCCAGTGTGGGCCGCCTGCTCACCGTGGAACTTCAGTACGCCCCGTCCTTTGATCAGGGAAATTCCAACAGCGACCGGTTTCAGGTGGCGTTTAACAGCGCAGCCCCGGCCGATCAGGATGTTGTGGAAATTGTGAATGGCGTGTCGGAATTCAGCCTGCTAAAAAAAAGAATTATTCCAAATAAACGCGCTCTGACCCGCTGTATTTTCTGCAGGCTGGGCGGGGAGATCATAGGCCCTTTCACCTGTGAGCCTCAGAAATCAAAAGAGATGCCCGGCACCTTTGATAATCATATCAGTCCCGGCATCGGTGCCCACGAAGTGCGGCGTATTCCCTGGACCGAATTTGCAGCCACGGTTCATCCGATTGAACAATCGGTCGAGGTGGCGACAGAAGAACATGAAAAGAATCTGATTACCCTGGATTACGTTATTTTTCCCAGGCAGTCGATGGATGCGCTTCTGAAGAGGGGGATCGGAGAAATCGTTGATACCCGCAAAGATGAGGAAATCATCAGTGAGGTGGCCAAATCGATCAAATGGTCCAGGCGGGACAAGCAGGGAATCCGGCGGCTTGTCAAGGACATGGACAAGCGGAATATTGAAAAAGATAAAGAAAAAATTCTTGAAATCGTGGAAAGGGTGGAAAAAAATCATGAACTGCTCCGGGAACTGACCGATGAACTGCTGGAAGAGAAACGCCTTAGACCCGTGCTGGATGAGGCTATCCGGAAAAAATGCGAGGAACGCCGGGATGAAATCGAAAAGAAAACAGAGGCCCGGAAACAGGAACTGAACGCCCTTGAAGACAAAATTGAAAACAGAAAAAAACGGGAACTTGCAAAACTGGACGGGGAGCTTGCAAAACGGCGGAAGGCGTCTGAATCGGCAATCAGAGGCCGGGAGCAGGAACTGCAAAACAAAGAATCACTGATTAAAAGGCTGCTTGAAAAACTCGAACATAACCGGCAAAATCTTATTGAAGAGATACTCACGCTCATGCCGATCCTTGAAAAGACGGGCATGGAAAAGCCCCGTGAGCTGCCGCCCGAACTTCCCGTCAGTATGCCGCATGTTCAGGCAAGGCCATTCGCTGCGAAATTTCTCCCGCTCAGCGGCCTGCCCGGAGAGATCGCCGAACAGGACTTTCTGGACCGCTGGCGTGCCTTTACCCAGGCGTCCGGCTACAGTTTTGATGAGGACGATCTGATTAATTTTCATATCTGCATCAAATCCGAGGATATGAATATCCTGGCCGGACCAAGCGGCATCGGCAAGTCCTCCCTGCCCCGGCTCTATGCCAAAGCCCTGCACGGCAGCGCCGAAGGGCCATGCCGTTTTCTGATGGTCAGCGTCAAACCGGGGTGGCTTGACAGTCAGGAACTGATCGGTCATTTCAACGCGCTGGAAGGACGTTTCCAGCCGTCCGGCACCGGTTTATATGATTTTCTGATCAACGCGGATCTTGAGGCGGAATCCGGGGGAAGCGGCGTCTTTTTCTGCTGTCTGGACGAGATGAACCTCTCGCACATCGAACATTATTTTGCCGATTTTCTCAGCCTGCTCCAAAAGCCTGTTAATGAACGCACCCTCAGTCTTTTTTCCGGCTCTCAGTGTCGGACAGAGGATTCGTTCCGGGAATGCGACACGATTTTCATCCCGGAATCCCTGCGGTTCTGCGGCACAGTCAATGTGGATGAGACCACCAAATTTTTCAGCCCCAAAGTCATAGACCGGGTTCATTTTATTGAAATATCCCCACCGGATCTGAAAAATATAAAGTCATGGGCCAAAAAAGACATCCCTCCGTCCCGAAATGACAGCCCGGTTTCCCACCGGATTTACCAGTCATGGGCCCGTGACCCGAGTCAATCCCGTGATTTTGTGCTTTCGGTGCTGGGGGAATTTGAAAAGGATACTGATTTTCTAAAAATTTCTCCCAGAACCTATATATCGCTCTGCAACTATATTGCAAATGCCAGAGGGCTGCTGGATTCAGATCAGCAGGCAATGGATTTCGCCATTTTTCAGAAAATACTGCCCACACTGCGGGGACATTCATCTCAGTTCCGGGAAAACCTGAACCGGTTCAGCGAAATCTGCGACCGCAGGGGATACCGTCGCTCGGCAGAGCGCCTGAATCAGATGGCCAGAGCCCGGTTCATGGATTTTTTCAACTATTCTCTGGACTAGCGGAGTCGTTTTATGAAGTTCATTGTGTATCGGAACAACCGGAGGCTGCCACCGGTTGAACTTTCGCAGGCAGTTCGGTCCCCGCATACTTTCCGGGAGGTTTTCAAAGAACTGGACTGGATCGGCTTTGAACTGGAAGATGCGCGGCCGGATGCGGAATTTACGCTTTTTATCGGGGATAATCCGGTCCGCCAGCCGCCAAAAATTTACCGGAACACCCTTGTATGGCCGTCCGACCGGTATTTTGCCAACAGTTTTGGCAGAATCCGCCTGCGGCTCCGTATCCGGCTCCGGGGGGGAGAGCCGCAGGAAATTTTTGCAGGCGACCTGTCCTGTTATTCCAGCAAATTTACCGTTGATCAGTACCGGAAAATGCTGGCGGATATTTCCGGAATTGCCAGAGGGCTGATATTCGACGTTGTTTCAAACTCGTGCGTCATCTTCGGATGGGGCGAGACCAGTATGGTCCATGAAATGTCCGGGCTTGAGGAATACGCCGCACTGGAGCGGCTGATCCTCAGATTCGAAGCCATTCTGGATCGGATCAGCCAGATGCCGGATACCGCTATTGAGGTGCGCCAGACACGGCAACGCTGTTACGGATATGAAAATTTCTCACAAAGAGCCATTTCCCGGATGACGGCCAGCGGCTTTCATCCGGGAAATCCCAATATGCCAAAGCCCTTTCCATGCGAAGTCCGGAAAAAATTTATCAGCTATGATACCTGGGAAAACCGTCAGATCGCCGGTTTCTGCAACATCATCTCCTCACGTCTTGACTCGGTAATGAACAGCGCCCGCGAACAGAAACGAAAAATCCGGGAAACGCGCGGCTGGCGAAAGATGGCACCGAGGGGCCAGGTTTCGCTCTGGAATCTTGAAGACAGGCCGCGGATTGAACAGCTTGATAAATCCGTTGATGCCTGTCACACTCTTCGGGAGAGGATTGACAATTACCCGAAACGGTTCAAATTTCTGGAAGGCCTCTCCCCGGCAGAGCTGA
This window encodes:
- a CDS encoding histone H1-like repetitive region-containing protein; translated protein: MSKKGKNQKPAASAKEKPVSVKTLIQKKFDAWKPETLFKAAADEAYEKGFSAPPFFADPDSAESKKVREVLFRKFDFDFAAVAKPPRKVIPTEVLLRKKFDAWKPETLFKAAADEAYEKGFSAPPFFADPDSAESKKAREVLFRKFDFDFAAVAKPPRKVIPTEVLLRKKFDAWKPETLFKAAADEAYEKGFSAPPFFADPDSAESKKAHEVLFRKFDFDFAELAKQAAEKAAAEKAAAEKAAAEKAAAEKAAAEKAAAEKAAAEKAAAEKAAAEKAAAEKAAAEKAAAEKAAAEKAAAEKAAAEKAAAEKAAAEKAAAEKAAAEKAAAEKAAAEKAAAEKAAAEKAAAEKAAAEKAAAEKAAAEKAAAEKAAAEKAAAEKAAAEKAAAEKAAAEKAAAEKAAAEKAAKKADPVYRLIRYCSAGLAVVFTLIIAASYSNSSKYYLVSPSDDTVQVWKGSFSPLGKELVASLYGMKLSEPVKEVYTREDAFTVAYAYFSDMADSLLAESAPEIKEVRSLLSRALPFADTDAERNAVESRLSRVSLMTWLYMADVAVTRGAASDLEDALKALEEASRLKLEGYQAQLVEQKIAMINGLLEGAKEEAQSQVSEEETVTADESAAPEEAAPEETEAAKPEAPADSEPVTTL
- a CDS encoding metallophosphoesterase family protein, which translates into the protein MHMKLNGKDKYTIGVISDTHGLLRPGAYEILKGADLIAHAGDVGGAEILRELEKIAPVVAVRGNTDGGNWAGGLPEEEVFEVGETLMYIRHDLHRMQIDPAGAKFDVVITGHTHQPAVQQKDRVLFLNPGSAGPRRFDYPVSVAILRVSGLSVSPEIIKLSNL
- a CDS encoding PTS sugar transporter subunit IIA, with the translated sequence MKLTINEVAQCLDLRLSTVERWVRQGRIPIQKSGDRYIFKRASLEKWAGTHNLLFSFPLKKEAVQPDAPAADTLLGAMTRGGMYADVRGDDVETLLKSAVGQITSLSDAVRAKLSDRLLQREQLTSTGIGKGIAIPHPRTPLGEEIAEPLIATVFPATPLDFRAVDNQPVFVLFILVSPSPKQHLHLLSRLSFCVRDDHFIDFLKSRPAPDSFLLKIGEAEARIDRKGRR
- a CDS encoding chloride channel protein; this encodes MRMITPWRHPANWNIFRIDDRLLLIFIGIIVGVCSGVAAVALSRTLIFLLNWLHPFRHYWWAFVLPGVGAALSSLFLNNFLNEGAGHGVPEVIYSVSRYGGLIRFRSSFSRLISSCLTIGSGGSAGPEAPIVMSGSAIGSNIAKFFSLNDRQRVTLVGCGAAGAISAIFNAPISGMVFTIEVILGEWTALNIVPIAIASVAGTEIAHLLQGDHIVFEYGHFDIAFVDILASAGLAVVAAAVSIALTRAMRGMHKVAGRVPTSPWARAALGGFAVGAIGIYLPVVLGEGYHSIQEAIDGVFLPGLAVAALATLSKILATAFTLGWGGSGGIFAPALVIGSLAGLTFHRLIVLIWPSVAWVNEGCFALLGMAGLISGMLQAPLTGIFLIIEITGGYDVILPLIVVSAISSTVCQYLEPASFYLKELVEKGQLLRPGTDARVLSDLSIQELLEKDCICVGRNMLLREFIDIIQESHRNYFPVEDEETGHFLGLIHLDDIRPYLFNPGMYDAVIMEQLMHSHAEVVRLDDDLGKVLRRMDEKRLFSMPVVSNNRFVGMISKATLLDQYRKELRVQTCQ
- a CDS encoding universal stress protein, whose amino-acid sequence is MEAQLFHIFRNTPLGRETLLQSLYFCKKTDAAPVVYIPKFTKFLMYFENDVVQVDLDESYLCSAHTAFEHAEALIRDARLEPNFLEPRNFTASTLPDIPTHFDFMCCPRSVSDLSSKIGLGYIGPRVRRIVNAAHFPVLLTSPVYKPWHSIAVFFGGSANAVSALRLGLRIRRISGLPLEVFTQAEKKPEFYEKVIQQEGLEAKMAQSVDKWHVFETGTLEENLYDVPHDALVIMGAFGHGLIRDLVFGSIMERIQSIISNNLLVVGPRYTANI
- a CDS encoding McrB family protein; amino-acid sequence: MNIGDKVIAVVYEPFWENNRNVFCTLKPLIKINGEKVDTGDFYNRKRIWWKLTPEDEKNASVGRLLTVELQYAPSFDQGNSNSDRFQVAFNSAAPADQDVVEIVNGVSEFSLLKKRIIPNKRALTRCIFCRLGGEIIGPFTCEPQKSKEMPGTFDNHISPGIGAHEVRRIPWTEFAATVHPIEQSVEVATEEHEKNLITLDYVIFPRQSMDALLKRGIGEIVDTRKDEEIISEVAKSIKWSRRDKQGIRRLVKDMDKRNIEKDKEKILEIVERVEKNHELLRELTDELLEEKRLRPVLDEAIRKKCEERRDEIEKKTEARKQELNALEDKIENRKKRELAKLDGELAKRRKASESAIRGREQELQNKESLIKRLLEKLEHNRQNLIEEILTLMPILEKTGMEKPRELPPELPVSMPHVQARPFAAKFLPLSGLPGEIAEQDFLDRWRAFTQASGYSFDEDDLINFHICIKSEDMNILAGPSGIGKSSLPRLYAKALHGSAEGPCRFLMVSVKPGWLDSQELIGHFNALEGRFQPSGTGLYDFLINADLEAESGGSGVFFCCLDEMNLSHIEHYFADFLSLLQKPVNERTLSLFSGSQCRTEDSFRECDTIFIPESLRFCGTVNVDETTKFFSPKVIDRVHFIEISPPDLKNIKSWAKKDIPPSRNDSPVSHRIYQSWARDPSQSRDFVLSVLGEFEKDTDFLKISPRTYISLCNYIANARGLLDSDQQAMDFAIFQKILPTLRGHSSQFRENLNRFSEICDRRGYRRSAERLNQMARARFMDFFNYSLD